GCGGCTGGACCAATCTGTCCCGCGATCCTCAGGGCTGGTGGCCGGGTGAAAAAGGCAGCGCGGGGCTGACGCCCAAGGCGGGGAGCAGCTTTTTTTCCTTATCCTATAACAACGAGTGGCAGCGGTTGGTAAAGCGTTTCGACGCAGCCAGTTTCACCGCGGACGGACGGAAGCAGTTCGGCGGTGGCAACAACTTTGCGATCTTGCCCGGCACTTACGAGTTGACGGTGTACGTCGGGCTGGGCGACGGGGATTACTCCTTCAGCGGGGCGGAAAACTATAACGTGCTTCTGACCGCGGGCGGTGACGAATGGAAGTCCGGGGTGGCTGCGACATCGAGCGTCAAGAAACCTGCTCCGCGCTCCGGTGCCTGGGTGGAGTGGACATTCACCTTTGTCATCGACAAGAACACCCGGACGAAGAATGGGGATGTGGTTATCGGGCAGCCGCTGGGCGCGCATATCGCCCTGCGGGGAAAATGGTCAAAAAATGGAAATGAAAACGGCTACATCGCGGCGGACGGTTTTAAGCTTAAGTACACGCCGCCCTCCGGTTCATCGAAGCTTTGAGTGCGTGATTGAATTGTCGCTGTTATTCCTGATAACATCGATGCTGGCTCCCGGTTTAAATGTTCTGAGTCCGGGTGTGTTTAATGTAATTGAATGAAAATTATGCTAACGAAAAAAACTCTTTTGCTGAGTGCCCTGGCACTTCCCCTGTGCATGTGCGTCGAAGCTGTGGCTGACCGTGTTGAAAGCAATATCCAGTACCGGGCTTCCGACCTGGAACTGCCTGCCGACAATTACCAACGCACGATATGCACGCTCGATGTCTATGTGCCTGATGGTGAGCCGGGCTTTGCCACCATCATCAACCTGCATGGGGGAGGTTTGACCGAGGGGAAAAAATCGTTTCCCGCGCTCAAGGGCCAGGGGATCGGGCTGGTGGCGGTTGGGTATCGCCTTGCCCCGCAGGCAGACGTTCCGGCATTCCTGGAGGATGCGGCAGCCGCCGTTGCCTGGACGATCGAGAATATTGCCTCCTACGGCGGTGACCCTGACAAGGTCTTCCTCGCGGGGTACTCGGCGGGAGCCTACCTGGCGGCGATGGTTGGGATGGATCCGCAGTGGCTCGCCCCCTACGGGCTTTCGCCGGACGATTTGGCCGGGATTATCTGCGTGAGCGGGCAGATGAGCACTCACTTTAAGGTGAAGAAACTCCGGGGAGACACCGGGCCTGAGTTCCGTGTAGTGGTTGATGAATACGCGCCCCTCACCTACGCTTCCAAGGATTTGCCTCCGGTTTGCCTGATTGTCGGTGACCGCAAAATTGAGTACAAAAACCGTGTCGAGGAGAATGAACTCATGGCAGTCAGCCTGCGGAACCTCGGGCACCCCCTGGTCGAATTTCACGAATTGCCGGGGCTCAATCACGGAACCGTCAGCGGCGGAGCGAGCAAGGTGATCCCTGGCTTTGTCGAGCGCGTGCTGGTCCCGGAACAGGCTCCCTGATGCGCGACGGATGCTGCTGCGGTCGGTGCTGCGTCGGGCTATCTTGTTAAGCGAAACAAACACGGTAATGGCTAAAAACTTCGTCATCATCTACGCGGACGACCTGGGCTTCGGCGACCTGGCGTGCTATGGCGCTTCCGGTATTCCCACTCCGAATCTCGACCGCATGGCCGCCGAGGGGCTGCGCTTCACCAACAGCTACGCGACGGCTGCGACCTGCACCCCGTCGCGTTACAGCCTGCTGACCGGCTCCTACCCCTGGCGCAATCCCGGGGCGAAGATCCTCGCCGGGGACGCTCCGATGATTATCACGGAGGACGAGCCGACGCTGCCGCGCATCCTCGCTCGCGCGGGCTACCGTTCCGCGGTCGTGGGTAAGTGGCACATTGGGCTGGGTGAGGGGGCGATTGACTGGAACGCCGACATTCGCCCGACGCCGCTGGATGTCGGCTTCGACGAGTCCTTTATCATGGCGGCGACCAATGATCGGGTGCCCTGCGTTTACGTGGATGGCCGCCGCGTGGCCAACCTCGATCCCTCCGACCCGCTGGAGGTTCGTTATGCGAAGGAGAATCCCTTTTCCGAAGTCCCCACCGGGCGGACTCACCCCGAGTTGCTGACTACGTGGCATTCGGACAGCCAGCACTGGGACGCGATTGTCAACGGCGTGGGCCGCATCGGTTTTTGCCGGGGAGGCAAGTCCGCCCAGTGGGATGACGAGACAATGGCCGAGGTTTTCCTCGAACGCGCCAAGGGCTTCATCAGCCGCAGCAAGGAACAGCCCTTCTTCCTTTACTACGCGCTGCACCAGCCGCACGTCCCGCGTATCCCCAGCCCGCGCTTCCGCGGCGCGACGGCGCTCGGCCCGCGCGGGGACGTGATCGCCGAGCTCGACTGGTGTGTGGGGCAGCTTCTCGAGCACTTGCGGGCCGAGGGGCTGGACGAGGATACACTGGTGATCTTTTCCAGCGACAACGGCCCCATCCTCGATGACGGTTATGCGGACCAGGCGCGGGAACTGTGTGGTTGCCATCGTCCGTCCGGTCCCCTGCGTGGGGGTAAGTACAGCGTTTTCGACGGGGGGGCGCGCGTGCCGATGATTCTCCGTGCGCCCGGGCTTGCCCCGGCAGGTCAGGAGTCTGCCGCTCTGTTCAGCCACGCCGACCTTCCGACCAGCCTCGCCGTGTTGGCCGGGATCGCGCCGGAGCAGGCCGCCTGTGTGGACGGGGTGGACATGAGTGCGGTGCTGACCGGGCAGGATGAGGTCGGGCGCGAGTCGCTGGTGACCGAAGGCATCGGCGCTCGCACCGTGCTTCGGCACGGCACCTGGATTTATATTCCTCCACATCCGGGACCGGCCCGTTTTGCCGACAAGGATACGGAGAGCGGTTTCTCGCCCGAGCCGCAACTCTACGACCTGACCACCGACATCGGCCAGCGTGAGAACCTTGCCAGTTACTGCCCGGCGCGGGTGCAATCGCTGGCGGAGGAACTCGCCGCCATCCAGGCCGACACTCACCACGCTTACCCT
The DNA window shown above is from Ruficoccus amylovorans and carries:
- a CDS encoding alpha/beta hydrolase, whose translation is MCVEAVADRVESNIQYRASDLELPADNYQRTICTLDVYVPDGEPGFATIINLHGGGLTEGKKSFPALKGQGIGLVAVGYRLAPQADVPAFLEDAAAAVAWTIENIASYGGDPDKVFLAGYSAGAYLAAMVGMDPQWLAPYGLSPDDLAGIICVSGQMSTHFKVKKLRGDTGPEFRVVVDEYAPLTYASKDLPPVCLIVGDRKIEYKNRVEENELMAVSLRNLGHPLVEFHELPGLNHGTVSGGASKVIPGFVERVLVPEQAP
- a CDS encoding sulfatase family protein is translated as MAKNFVIIYADDLGFGDLACYGASGIPTPNLDRMAAEGLRFTNSYATAATCTPSRYSLLTGSYPWRNPGAKILAGDAPMIITEDEPTLPRILARAGYRSAVVGKWHIGLGEGAIDWNADIRPTPLDVGFDESFIMAATNDRVPCVYVDGRRVANLDPSDPLEVRYAKENPFSEVPTGRTHPELLTTWHSDSQHWDAIVNGVGRIGFCRGGKSAQWDDETMAEVFLERAKGFISRSKEQPFFLYYALHQPHVPRIPSPRFRGATALGPRGDVIAELDWCVGQLLEHLRAEGLDEDTLVIFSSDNGPILDDGYADQARELCGCHRPSGPLRGGKYSVFDGGARVPMILRAPGLAPAGQESAALFSHADLPTSLAVLAGIAPEQAACVDGVDMSAVLTGQDEVGRESLVTEGIGARTVLRHGTWIYIPPHPGPARFADKDTESGFSPEPQLYDLTTDIGQRENLASYCPARVQSLAEELAAIQADTHHAYPHS